From Parasphaerochaeta coccoides DSM 17374, a single genomic window includes:
- a CDS encoding polysaccharide deacetylase family protein — MLKVGFAFNFNIQRCEIEVGDEEQIIRKGYEPLLKLFIKHGLKADCFVSGFSSERIQEMAPDVLDLMHQNAEKHFRFGTYTYTHPIPQLLTVEEFSMQMQRGIALDKKILRQEPHGFLPPEFAFTKEMGRVLYKNGIRWFIALASQIQLGLKEAGIEREPYAPCRVALGDGTSLVAIPAAYELPDNPPRYEKLMMKGQNPVSRVIGGIRKFAEQHPDGLLLIKRDAETVFIDAFNSGFGGTYEVMDEFLGQLSRLDVVTPVWIDDVVDAQKDMPEISLPDYLGNTRIETFTEGEAAAIWEKTLLVREKIFEAEREGKDSAKIAKAWNHLLLSHNSDGRIGYWHSTWNPGEHTVAPSRRKFVEDNLEFALKSLA; from the coding sequence ATGCTTAAAGTAGGTTTTGCGTTTAATTTCAATATCCAGAGGTGTGAGATTGAAGTCGGAGATGAGGAACAGATTATCAGGAAAGGGTATGAACCCCTGTTGAAACTGTTCATCAAGCACGGTCTTAAAGCTGATTGTTTTGTGTCCGGTTTTTCGTCAGAGCGCATCCAGGAAATGGCCCCCGATGTCCTTGATCTTATGCATCAGAATGCCGAAAAGCATTTCCGTTTCGGTACATATACATACACTCATCCCATCCCGCAGCTGTTGACTGTCGAGGAATTCTCAATGCAGATGCAGAGAGGTATTGCCTTGGACAAGAAGATACTGCGACAGGAACCACATGGATTTCTCCCGCCTGAATTTGCTTTCACCAAGGAGATGGGTCGGGTTCTATACAAAAACGGAATACGTTGGTTTATTGCTCTTGCGTCACAGATTCAGCTGGGTCTTAAAGAAGCGGGAATCGAGCGTGAACCCTATGCTCCATGCCGGGTTGCCCTTGGCGATGGGACTTCCCTGGTCGCTATTCCGGCCGCCTATGAACTGCCGGATAACCCTCCCAGATACGAGAAATTGATGATGAAGGGACAAAATCCGGTCTCCAGGGTTATCGGAGGAATAAGAAAATTCGCGGAACAACATCCAGATGGTCTGTTACTTATCAAGCGTGATGCTGAGACAGTTTTCATTGATGCGTTCAACAGCGGTTTTGGTGGTACCTATGAAGTGATGGATGAATTTCTCGGTCAGCTGAGCAGGCTTGATGTCGTCACACCAGTATGGATAGACGATGTAGTGGACGCGCAGAAAGATATGCCGGAAATTTCTCTTCCAGACTATCTGGGAAATACGAGAATCGAGACTTTCACTGAAGGCGAGGCCGCGGCAATCTGGGAAAAGACATTGCTTGTCCGTGAGAAAATATTTGAAGCGGAGAGGGAAGGAAAAGATTCTGCAAAGATTGCGAAAGCCTGGAATCATCTGCTGTTGTCTCATAATTCTGATGGAAGGATTGGATATTGGCATTCGACATGGAATCCCGGAGAGCATACGGTAGCTCCATCACGCAGGAAGTTTGTTGAGGATAATCTTGAGTTTGCTCTGAAAAGTCTTGCGTGA
- a CDS encoding amidohydrolase family protein: MIQNIPIIDFHCHFPVKGDWFPDYPQYESVQFDGTGSRDHGKIWRKAFNFPSPQPTKDDDAEIAADWIADMDAKGIEKIVWVSGGGNERLARIVSLYPDRFFGFAHHHPDMHGAADMLEYAFRDLKLSGYKLLGPDIDTPMSDKKFYPLWEICEKYDKPVLIHYGLQGAAGGKPDGVNISPLSLAQASRDFPRVNFVVPHFGCTHMQDLLQLCWTRPNVWVDTCGSNQWIRWMPYRLTLEDVMRKFVETIGPGRLLFGTDSSWMPRGFAYIYLEEQQKNFRFLGLDEEEMHAVLFKNAAMLLKLNKSQNLFM, translated from the coding sequence ATGATTCAGAATATTCCTATTATTGATTTTCATTGTCATTTTCCCGTGAAGGGAGACTGGTTCCCGGATTATCCACAGTATGAAAGTGTGCAGTTTGATGGGACGGGATCCCGTGACCATGGGAAAATATGGCGCAAGGCTTTTAATTTTCCTTCCCCTCAGCCAACGAAGGATGATGATGCGGAGATAGCCGCGGATTGGATAGCCGACATGGACGCCAAAGGCATTGAGAAGATTGTCTGGGTCAGTGGAGGAGGCAATGAGCGCCTTGCCAGGATTGTTTCTCTGTATCCAGATAGATTCTTTGGCTTCGCCCATCATCATCCTGATATGCACGGAGCCGCTGACATGCTGGAGTATGCTTTCCGGGATTTGAAACTGAGTGGTTATAAACTTCTTGGGCCTGATATCGATACGCCCATGTCCGACAAGAAATTCTATCCACTCTGGGAAATTTGTGAAAAATACGATAAACCCGTTTTAATCCACTATGGCCTCCAGGGTGCAGCCGGGGGAAAGCCGGATGGAGTCAATATAAGTCCGTTAAGCCTTGCCCAGGCATCCAGAGATTTTCCGCGTGTGAATTTTGTCGTTCCTCATTTTGGTTGTACACATATGCAGGATCTTCTCCAATTATGCTGGACTCGTCCGAATGTCTGGGTTGATACCTGTGGTTCAAACCAATGGATACGGTGGATGCCATATCGGCTGACATTGGAGGATGTGATGCGTAAGTTTGTTGAGACAATCGGACCTGGGCGCTTGCTTTTTGGTACGGACTCAAGCTGGATGCCTCGTGGATTTGCTTATATCTATCTTGAAGAACAGCAGAAGAACTTCCGTTTCCTGGGTTTGGATGAGGAAGAAATGCACGCGGTTCTCTTTAAAAATGCCGCAATGCTGTTGAAGCTGAATAAGAGTCAGAATCTTTTCATGTAG
- a CDS encoding extracellular solute-binding protein, with translation MDELIKEFEAENPGIKVSQQTFPYENYNTKVASSVPTGTGPNVINLFYGWLPMYMDAGYLQPLPDSVFSPEKVEAEFFPLVSAAKFEGKYYAIPTAVRSLALFWNKDLFREAGLDPEKPPKTMEEAIEMALKLTKKDKNGNYIQEGWGLQLNGQIYHWIRETLVRQFGGTPYSADGRTVTYNNQAGYDAFTYATNLQLKSQVGMPMFMTDDVTAFKAGALAMNIDGSFRLGTLDAVKELDYGVTDIPTLNGISSNFASFWANGITSTTTGKKLEASVKFLEFLTREDVMARWLKDIGELPAKKELASRREFAEDPQYGPFIRGLADAHATMFVDEAGQRQVWLDAWDQVVLNGMSIKNAVDGAAKAEQAMLDKYYKNK, from the coding sequence ATGGATGAACTCATCAAGGAATTTGAAGCTGAAAATCCTGGTATCAAGGTAAGCCAGCAGACTTTCCCATATGAAAATTATAATACGAAAGTCGCTTCTTCTGTTCCTACGGGGACAGGCCCGAATGTCATAAATCTGTTCTATGGCTGGTTGCCGATGTACATGGATGCTGGTTACCTGCAACCATTACCAGATTCTGTTTTCTCGCCGGAGAAGGTTGAAGCCGAGTTTTTCCCCTTGGTTTCAGCTGCAAAATTCGAAGGAAAATATTATGCCATCCCCACCGCCGTCCGGTCACTTGCGCTGTTCTGGAATAAAGATTTGTTCCGAGAAGCGGGACTTGATCCAGAAAAGCCACCAAAGACAATGGAAGAAGCTATTGAGATGGCTCTCAAGCTCACAAAGAAAGACAAGAACGGTAATTACATCCAGGAAGGATGGGGTTTGCAGCTTAATGGGCAAATTTACCACTGGATTCGTGAAACGCTCGTCCGTCAGTTTGGCGGCACACCCTATTCCGCTGATGGCAGGACTGTCACCTATAATAATCAGGCAGGATATGATGCTTTTACCTATGCTACGAATCTACAATTGAAATCCCAGGTCGGCATGCCGATGTTCATGACAGATGACGTAACGGCATTCAAAGCCGGGGCGCTGGCAATGAATATTGATGGTTCTTTCCGTCTCGGAACCCTTGACGCAGTGAAAGAGCTTGATTACGGCGTAACGGATATCCCTACACTCAACGGTATTTCTTCGAACTTCGCATCTTTCTGGGCTAACGGTATCACCAGCACGACCACAGGGAAGAAGCTTGAAGCTTCGGTGAAGTTCCTGGAGTTCCTTACCAGGGAAGACGTCATGGCACGTTGGCTCAAGGACATCGGAGAACTTCCTGCAAAGAAAGAGCTGGCTTCTCGTCGGGAGTTCGCTGAAGACCCACAATACGGTCCTTTCATTCGCGGGCTTGCGGATGCTCATGCTACAATGTTTGTGGATGAGGCAGGTCAACGTCAGGTATGGCTTGACGCGTGGGATCAGGTCGTGCTCAATGGCATGTCGATAAAGAACGCTGTTGACGGAGCAGCGAAAGCAGAACAGGCAATGCTCGATAAGTACTACAAAAACAAGTAG
- a CDS encoding carbohydrate ABC transporter permease, which yields MAHNMKKPRTLAQKNELWAYAFLCVPIIFYVVVRFYPTLYAFYLSFTDWDIVSRDMDFIGLENYFRLMGDSVFVKTLGNTIRYVVFGLPISMFLGFLLAYHINYLNRGADLYKTIYFMPYITSMVAAAWVWRWLFQPPPVGVFNNILTALNLPSQPFLRSTTQAPFAVLVTTVWADLGFQMIIFLAGLKGISEQYYEAARIDGASNMQQLQKITLPLLKPTIVFLVITGTIRYLRIFTQVMNMSTQGDGGPLNSTKPLVLYIYDTAFRSFEMGYSATMTVALFCIILIVTLIQMRITRSEDT from the coding sequence ATGGCGCACAATATGAAAAAACCTCGTACACTTGCTCAGAAAAACGAGCTGTGGGCATATGCGTTCCTGTGCGTTCCCATCATATTTTATGTCGTGGTAAGATTTTATCCTACGTTGTATGCATTCTACCTGTCTTTTACGGACTGGGATATTGTGTCCAGGGATATGGATTTCATTGGACTTGAAAACTACTTTCGGCTCATGGGGGATAGTGTTTTTGTGAAAACATTGGGAAACACTATACGGTATGTCGTATTTGGCCTTCCCATCAGTATGTTCCTGGGTTTCCTGCTGGCGTATCACATCAATTATCTGAATAGGGGAGCGGATCTTTATAAAACAATTTATTTCATGCCTTATATAACATCTATGGTAGCTGCGGCGTGGGTATGGCGCTGGTTGTTCCAACCTCCTCCTGTGGGGGTATTCAATAACATCCTTACGGCCTTGAATCTACCAAGTCAGCCTTTCTTGAGATCGACGACTCAGGCTCCTTTTGCCGTCCTGGTGACTACGGTCTGGGCTGATCTTGGTTTTCAGATGATAATCTTTTTGGCAGGGCTGAAAGGTATTTCGGAGCAATATTATGAAGCCGCCCGGATAGACGGGGCAAGCAACATGCAACAGTTGCAGAAAATCACGCTGCCGCTTCTCAAGCCGACGATAGTCTTTCTGGTCATCACTGGTACCATACGGTACTTGAGGATATTCACGCAAGTCATGAACATGTCAACCCAAGGAGACGGAGGACCGCTGAATTCGACAAAACCGTTAGTCCTTTATATCTACGATACTGCTTTCAGAAGCTTTGAAATGGGATATTCGGCAACCATGACCGTGGCGCTTTTCTGCATAATTCTCATCGTTACGCTGATTCAAATGAGGATAACCAGAAGTGAAGATACGTAA
- a CDS encoding carbohydrate ABC transporter permease yields the protein MKIRKLHILTHILLITFGLAMLFPFFWMIATSFKQGRAVFNLSLIPTAPTTANYVRLMTSGHFSRWFINSLICGILVTFSVLFFDSLVGYTFAKYKFRGKKLIFLLILSTMMIPTEMLVIPWYIMANNLKWANTYWGIIFPGLMSGFGTFLMRQFFDGLPNDLIDAGRIDGLNEFSIWVRVCMPLVKAALSALAIFSFVGNWNAFLWPLIISDEITKYTLPVGLSFFNGEFQTEWEMVMAGASVATIPVLVLYLIFQKQIIKGIALTGVKG from the coding sequence GTGAAGATACGTAAATTACATATACTTACGCACATTTTGCTTATCACCTTCGGGCTTGCCATGCTTTTCCCTTTCTTTTGGATGATTGCAACATCATTCAAGCAAGGGCGTGCGGTTTTCAATCTTTCCCTCATTCCCACAGCTCCTACCACGGCGAACTATGTGCGGTTGATGACGAGCGGGCATTTCTCAAGGTGGTTCATTAATTCGCTTATCTGTGGAATCCTCGTTACATTTTCTGTATTGTTCTTTGATTCATTGGTTGGATATACCTTTGCAAAGTATAAGTTCAGAGGGAAGAAGCTTATTTTTCTGCTGATACTCTCCACCATGATGATTCCTACGGAAATGTTAGTCATCCCTTGGTACATTATGGCGAATAACCTGAAATGGGCAAATACATATTGGGGAATCATTTTCCCAGGTCTGATGAGTGGCTTCGGAACGTTTTTGATGAGACAGTTCTTTGATGGTCTGCCCAATGATTTGATTGACGCGGGACGGATAGACGGCCTGAATGAATTCTCTATATGGGTTCGGGTGTGCATGCCATTGGTCAAGGCCGCCTTGTCCGCGCTGGCGATTTTCAGTTTTGTCGGTAACTGGAATGCGTTTCTGTGGCCGTTGATCATCAGTGATGAAATAACCAAGTATACGCTGCCCGTTGGGCTCTCCTTCTTTAATGGGGAATTCCAAACGGAATGGGAAATGGTCATGGCAGGTGCTTCAGTGGCAACTATTCCTGTATTAGTTCTTTATTTGATCTTTCAGAAACAAATTATCAAAGGCATAGCCCTGACCGGGGTAAAGGGCTGA
- a CDS encoding ROK family protein: MKNITNNKEVKIANVAKIYSLVRMQGEQSKSQLAVQAGLSFVSVSNICNALVEAGLFKVIDTLESTGGRKAACIAFVPDYAYTIVIDLHHTQHGYVALVDLVGNICRSERFDIMVEDTLETVLGNIKHAYSKLLPVPAPRILGVCVGVSAVLNEKTGLVLQSSNPLFERVQVGRHIEELFPNLHVIVENDANLAGLSQVMERSVRNRLFLFFTQGIGMGITINGQLYKGADGFAGELGHIKVTGNDRQCKCGHHGCLRTVATLESIASDLGEADVLIASETSTDYAYQLARRYTEGEKAVIERVDYAAEKIGEAIAALSDLFNPQEIVLGGNQGVLFPLIRQQIWLSCRSYSKLARSVDTSVRTIDKSAHELVIIGSGERMFGHWLENSFMLVPLF, from the coding sequence ATGAAAAACATAACGAATAATAAAGAAGTCAAGATTGCTAACGTGGCAAAAATATATAGTCTTGTACGTATGCAGGGAGAACAGTCTAAATCTCAATTAGCTGTCCAGGCTGGGCTTAGTTTTGTCTCAGTGTCTAATATCTGTAACGCTCTTGTTGAAGCCGGGCTTTTTAAGGTGATTGATACTCTTGAGTCAACTGGAGGGAGGAAAGCCGCATGTATCGCGTTTGTCCCTGATTATGCGTATACAATAGTCATCGACTTACACCATACACAGCATGGTTATGTGGCACTGGTTGACTTGGTCGGAAATATTTGCCGTTCTGAGCGTTTTGATATCATGGTGGAAGACACATTGGAAACTGTACTTGGGAATATCAAGCACGCGTATTCCAAACTTCTTCCTGTCCCGGCTCCTCGTATTCTGGGGGTATGCGTGGGGGTATCTGCTGTACTGAATGAAAAAACAGGTCTTGTATTGCAGAGCAGCAACCCGTTGTTTGAAAGGGTTCAAGTAGGTAGACATATTGAAGAACTTTTTCCGAACTTGCATGTGATTGTTGAAAATGACGCAAATCTTGCCGGACTTTCTCAGGTAATGGAAAGATCCGTGAGAAATCGCCTTTTTTTGTTTTTTACCCAAGGTATCGGCATGGGTATCACAATTAACGGACAACTGTATAAAGGCGCTGATGGTTTTGCAGGAGAGCTTGGTCACATCAAGGTGACAGGGAATGACCGCCAATGTAAATGCGGTCATCATGGATGTCTGAGAACGGTGGCCACACTGGAATCAATTGCTTCGGATCTGGGAGAGGCAGATGTCTTGATAGCTTCGGAAACCTCTACTGATTATGCGTATCAGCTTGCCCGCCGCTATACAGAAGGAGAGAAGGCTGTTATTGAGAGAGTCGATTATGCGGCTGAGAAAATTGGCGAGGCAATTGCTGCCCTGTCAGATCTTTTCAATCCCCAGGAAATTGTCCTGGGGGGAAATCAGGGGGTTTTGTTTCCTCTGATTCGTCAGCAGATATGGCTGTCTTGTCGTTCTTATTCGAAACTTGCCCGTTCTGTTGATACCTCTGTTCGCACGATAGACAAGTCTGCGCATGAGTTGGTCATTATTGGCAGTGGGGAACGTATGTTCGGTCATTGGCTCGAAAATTCGTTTATGCTTGTTCCTCTATTCTAG
- the lysS gene encoding lysine--tRNA ligase — protein sequence MSEMHWADVYAAKIVREKGPKDRYTCASGITPSGTVHIGNFREIISVDLVVRALRSQGHDVRFIYSWDDYDVFRKVPKNMPQPDLLKTYLRKPITLVPDTTGRADNYARSNELDVEEALPWVGIEPEYIYQASRYRASNYAREIRLTLEHRDELRQILDEFRTEPLPADWWPVSIFSGFTGKDMTTVLDWDGEWGLTYRDDETQQVETIDLRETALAKLPWRLDWPMRWAREQVDFEPAGKDHHSEGGSFDTSRKVVKVYGAEAPVSFQYDFISIKGRGGKISSSTGEVISLPDVLEVYLPEVTRYLFASTRPNTEFSISFDLDVLKIYEDYDTCERIYFGLQSANDKRRAKEKRIYELSQVGEVPSEAGYQIPFRHLCNLLQIHVGDIEAVLDMLPGITEGQKERLRARAVCAWKWITTFSPEEFRWTLAAGTSPLVELSDVERKAIHDLRALVENLDNLDDKDFTQRLYDVAKDNGLETPDFFKMVYMVLIGGERGPKLAGFIRNCGKERILPILGRY from the coding sequence ATGAGCGAAATGCATTGGGCGGACGTATATGCCGCGAAGATTGTCAGGGAAAAAGGACCGAAGGACAGATATACCTGTGCATCAGGGATTACTCCGTCTGGGACGGTTCATATCGGTAATTTCAGGGAGATTATCTCCGTCGACCTCGTGGTACGCGCCTTGCGTTCCCAAGGACATGATGTCCGTTTCATATATTCATGGGACGACTATGACGTCTTCCGCAAGGTTCCCAAAAACATGCCGCAACCGGACTTGCTGAAAACCTATCTCCGCAAACCCATAACCTTGGTTCCTGATACTACAGGCCGTGCCGACAACTATGCCCGTTCCAATGAACTGGATGTCGAGGAAGCGTTGCCATGGGTTGGCATAGAGCCGGAGTACATCTACCAAGCCTCACGGTACCGCGCCAGCAATTACGCCAGAGAAATCCGCCTGACATTGGAGCATCGTGATGAGTTGCGCCAGATCTTGGACGAATTTCGGACAGAACCGCTTCCTGCGGACTGGTGGCCGGTTTCCATTTTCAGTGGTTTCACGGGAAAGGACATGACTACCGTGCTGGACTGGGACGGAGAGTGGGGACTGACGTATCGTGATGACGAGACGCAACAGGTCGAGACTATCGACCTGAGGGAGACGGCTTTAGCCAAACTCCCCTGGCGGCTTGACTGGCCTATGCGATGGGCGCGTGAACAGGTGGATTTCGAACCTGCGGGCAAGGATCACCATAGCGAAGGCGGTTCCTTTGATACCAGCCGGAAAGTGGTGAAGGTTTATGGTGCCGAGGCTCCCGTATCCTTCCAATATGATTTCATCAGCATAAAAGGGCGGGGAGGGAAGATATCATCGTCCACGGGAGAAGTCATCAGTCTTCCTGATGTCCTGGAAGTCTATTTGCCAGAAGTGACCCGGTACTTGTTCGCCAGCACACGGCCGAACACTGAATTTTCCATATCCTTTGATTTGGATGTCCTGAAAATCTATGAAGATTATGACACCTGCGAACGTATCTATTTCGGTTTGCAGTCGGCCAACGACAAGCGGCGTGCCAAGGAAAAACGTATTTACGAACTGAGCCAGGTCGGGGAAGTGCCGTCCGAGGCAGGCTACCAGATACCGTTCCGTCATCTTTGCAACCTATTGCAGATTCACGTTGGGGACATTGAGGCGGTACTTGATATGTTGCCTGGCATTACCGAAGGCCAGAAGGAAAGGTTGCGTGCCCGTGCCGTCTGCGCATGGAAGTGGATTACCACCTTCAGCCCGGAGGAATTCCGCTGGACGCTTGCTGCCGGAACATCCCCCTTGGTCGAATTATCAGATGTGGAACGCAAGGCCATCCACGACTTGCGCGCATTGGTAGAGAATCTTGATAATCTGGATGATAAGGATTTTACACAGCGACTCTACGATGTGGCAAAAGACAATGGTCTGGAAACGCCGGATTTCTTTAAGATGGTCTACATGGTTCTGATTGGCGGCGAACGTGGTCCCAAGCTGGCAGGATTCATCCGTAACTGCGGCAAGGAAAGGATACTTCCTATCCTGGGAAGGTATTGA
- the era gene encoding GTPase Era encodes MKCATVTIIGRPSAGKSTLVNTICEAKVSITARTPQTTRNAIKGIYTDSRGQLVFTDTPGYHTSDKQFNKRLQDVALSALEDSDIILYVIDASRQPGEEEEAIAGLLSKITKTPVICGINKADILTEIQKETATSFLQKQLPASPVLTFSAQEDTGIDELLITLFSHAPESEPLYPEETFTDQPLEFRIAEIIREKAIRLSREELPHSIFVEVSDLEYNEEESKVWVRAFINVERESQKGMVVGKGGDNIKKIRKESFKDIKKIFPDLQLTIDLRVKTQEKWRQDSGLLDKLLT; translated from the coding sequence ATGAAATGCGCCACAGTCACCATCATCGGACGCCCATCAGCGGGAAAAAGCACGTTGGTCAACACCATTTGTGAAGCCAAGGTCTCCATCACAGCCCGAACACCCCAGACGACACGCAATGCCATCAAGGGCATCTACACCGACAGCCGTGGACAACTGGTGTTCACTGACACCCCCGGCTACCACACATCGGACAAGCAGTTCAATAAACGCCTGCAAGATGTCGCCCTTTCCGCCCTTGAAGACTCGGACATCATCCTCTATGTTATTGATGCGTCACGCCAGCCCGGAGAGGAGGAAGAAGCGATCGCCGGTTTGCTTTCAAAGATTACGAAGACTCCTGTCATCTGTGGCATCAACAAAGCTGACATCCTCACCGAAATCCAGAAAGAAACAGCAACTTCATTTCTTCAGAAACAGTTACCAGCCTCTCCCGTCCTGACCTTCTCGGCACAGGAAGACACAGGAATCGATGAACTTCTGATTACCTTGTTCTCCCATGCGCCAGAAAGCGAACCTCTCTATCCAGAGGAAACCTTCACGGACCAGCCGCTGGAGTTCCGCATTGCCGAAATCATCCGTGAGAAAGCAATCAGATTGAGCCGGGAAGAGCTGCCCCATTCAATCTTTGTAGAAGTCTCCGATTTGGAATATAACGAAGAAGAAAGCAAGGTCTGGGTCAGGGCATTCATCAATGTCGAACGCGAAAGCCAGAAGGGAATGGTAGTCGGAAAAGGCGGAGATAACATCAAGAAGATACGGAAAGAATCATTCAAGGACATCAAGAAGATATTTCCTGACTTGCAGCTCACCATCGACCTGCGGGTCAAGACACAGGAGAAATGGCGGCAGGATTCAGGTCTCCTGGACAAGCTGTTAACGTAA
- a CDS encoding MgtC/SapB family protein: MLEGILGTNLIQLDVWSILFRIGFAVCAGGVLGMERALKRHAAGFRTYILVCLGATLVMMTGQFINQTFGGTDVTRLGAQVISGIGFLGVGSIIITGGNRVRGLTTAAELWAAACMGLAIGAGFYFGAFVTCVVILIVMTVFSRLQSRVAAVSANFALYIIFASVEALNDFIIMLNEKKIQVEEFGVNESQHGSLVNGHFYLRFSRKRRHDAVLKELGESAGVLYMQEI, translated from the coding sequence ATGCTGGAGGGAATCCTGGGAACCAATCTAATACAATTGGATGTTTGGTCTATCCTGTTCAGAATAGGCTTTGCTGTATGCGCCGGAGGTGTCTTGGGGATGGAAAGGGCGTTGAAACGTCATGCCGCCGGTTTCCGCACCTACATACTTGTCTGTCTCGGCGCCACGTTGGTCATGATGACCGGTCAGTTCATAAACCAAACCTTTGGTGGAACCGATGTGACACGCTTGGGAGCTCAAGTGATCAGCGGCATCGGTTTCCTGGGAGTCGGAAGCATCATAATCACAGGGGGCAACCGTGTGCGCGGACTGACTACCGCCGCGGAGCTTTGGGCTGCCGCTTGTATGGGTCTGGCAATTGGAGCCGGATTCTATTTCGGCGCATTCGTTACGTGTGTGGTCATCTTGATTGTGATGACGGTGTTCAGCCGCCTGCAAAGTCGCGTTGCCGCTGTGAGCGCGAATTTCGCCCTCTACATCATCTTTGCTTCCGTCGAAGCCTTGAATGATTTCATCATCATGTTGAATGAAAAAAAAATACAGGTCGAGGAATTTGGTGTCAACGAGAGCCAGCACGGTTCATTGGTCAACGGACATTTCTATCTCCGCTTTTCCCGTAAGAGACGGCATGACGCCGTGTTGAAAGAACTTGGAGAATCTGCGGGGGTTCTGTATATGCAGGAAATCTGA
- a CDS encoding septal ring lytic transglycosylase RlpA family protein, whose protein sequence is MSTSDIPSSRHLSAPWLDFLKASGYTGFMKTGNSTARFACILLLVVTTTMTGLCASDDTADTPPAPSYEMKGIASWYTSDRTDSLTANGEIFDPTKMAAAHKELTFGTLVEIHNMDNGKRATVRINDRGPYVDGRIIDLTPEAARATGMYESGIAPVELTIIYEPTVPESQYNRAGDTGWYKLQLGVFSNSRTAWNIYQKLVGAHFKPTVEIIDGSLIRLSIRWVAAYRLDRTLSTLASLGFAEADILKKGEYSPFEE, encoded by the coding sequence GTGTCCACATCCGATATCCCATCATCCCGCCATCTTTCCGCGCCCTGGCTGGATTTTCTGAAAGCATCTGGCTATACTGGGTTCATGAAGACAGGAAACTCCACCGCCAGATTCGCCTGCATCCTGCTCCTTGTCGTCACCACGACCATGACCGGCCTTTGCGCATCCGATGACACCGCTGATACACCACCCGCGCCTTCTTACGAAATGAAGGGCATTGCTTCTTGGTACACCAGTGACAGGACGGACAGCCTCACCGCCAACGGAGAAATCTTCGACCCGACGAAGATGGCTGCCGCCCATAAGGAACTTACATTCGGCACATTGGTCGAAATCCACAACATGGATAATGGAAAGAGAGCCACGGTACGGATTAATGACCGCGGGCCGTATGTCGATGGACGCATTATTGACCTGACACCGGAGGCCGCGCGAGCCACAGGAATGTATGAAAGCGGCATAGCTCCCGTGGAACTGACCATTATCTACGAACCGACCGTACCGGAGTCACAATATAACCGTGCCGGTGACACTGGCTGGTACAAGCTCCAACTGGGCGTTTTTTCCAATTCCCGAACAGCATGGAACATCTATCAGAAGCTGGTCGGAGCGCACTTCAAGCCCACTGTCGAAATCATTGACGGCTCCTTGATCCGATTGAGTATCAGATGGGTAGCGGCCTACCGGCTCGACCGCACCCTTTCAACCTTGGCATCCCTGGGGTTCGCAGAAGCAGACATCTTGAAGAAAGGTGAATACAGCCCCTTCGAAGAATAG